A window of Rhododendron vialii isolate Sample 1 chromosome 11a, ASM3025357v1 contains these coding sequences:
- the LOC131308826 gene encoding partner of Y14 and mago, translated as MAMASSGQEEDVNQLAAELSKTLKDGERILAPTRRPDGSLRKPIRIRAGYVPQDEVAKYQSKGALWKKEMQSLQEVPPGYDLDSELKPKTKAAKRNERKKEKRQQAALDKGKNSDKNEDSAEDASQGSEPVDSVVSQMNGLAISSNSAVVTPPLDVTESSTPSDHISDIDKRIRALKKKIRLSEAQQQKTIQQEMKPEQMEKMTKLEGWRNELKLLEDRKAELLTS; from the exons ATGGCAATGGCCAGCAGTGGTCAAGAAGAAGACGTGAACCAGTTAGCAGCTGAgctgagcaaaaccctaaaagaCGGGGAGAGGATACTGGCGCCAACGCGGAGGCCGGATGGATCCCTCAGGAAGCCCATCCGAATTAGGGCTGGTTACGTCCCTCAGGATGAAGTCGCCAAGTACCAGTCGAAGGGTGCCCTG TGGAAGAAAGAGATGCAGTCGTTGCAGGAGGTTCCGCCGGGTTACGATCTGGATTCGGAACTGAAGCCCAAGACCAAAGCTGCTAAGAGGAAcgaaagaaaaaaggagaagcGACagcag GCTGCTCTTGATAAGGGTAAGAACTCGGACAAAAATGAAGATTCAGCTGAAGATGCTAGTCAGGGGTCGGAACCAGTTGATTCAGTTGTGTCTCAGATGAATGGCCTTGCTATTTCTTCAAATTCTGCTGTGGTTACACCTCCATTAGACGTAACAGAAAGTTCAACTCCTTCAGATCATATTTCAGATATTGATAAAAGAATTAGAGCTCTTAAAAAGAAG ATAAGGCTGTCGGAAGCTCAACAGCAGAAAACAATACAGCAAGAAATGAAGCCAGAACAAATGGAGAAGATGACCAAATTGGAAGGTTGGCGCAACGAACTGAAGCTCTTGGAAGATAGAAAAGCTGAGCTATTGACGTCGTAG